The genomic region AGTCCGGATCAGGTCGCGTCATCGTTCATCCGGGGACCCGCCCCGGAGGTGGGCACGCTGTCGACCCACGGCTACGGTGCAGGCGAGCCCTCGAGCGAGGAGCCGCCCCACCAGCAGGAGGTCCGTCATGAGTGAGCAGGTCGAGGTCGTGGCGACGTTCGTCGCCAAGCCCGGGCAGGGCGAGCAGCTTGAGGAGATCCTCGCCGGTGCCCTCACCTCGGTCCGCGCCGAGGAGGGCTGCCTGCGCTACGACTTCTACCGGGTGCGGCGCGACGACACCGCGTTCGTGATGGTCGAGGAGTGGGCGTCGAAGGACGCGCTGCGCGCGCACGGCTCGAGCGACGCCTTCCAGGCCCTGTCGCTGCGCCTGGCCGAGGTCGTGGCCGAGGCGCCCGTGATCCGGCTGCTCGATCCGGTCGCCCCCGCCTGATCCTCAGACGGGCTCGGTGAACGCGGCCCGCGCGGCCGCGAGCAGGGCACGGCGGAAGCGACGCGTCGTCTCGGCGCCGTCGCCGAACCCGGAGTCGGCGCCGTGGAACATCCCCGGCTCGACGTGCAGCGTGCAGCGCACCCCGGCCGCGGTGAGCCGGCGTGCGTACTCCACGTCCTCGTCGTGGAACAGGTCGATGTCGCCGACCCCGATCCAGGCGGGCGGGAGGCCGGAGAGGTCGGCCCGTCGTGCGGCCGCCGCGTACTCCGGTGCCGCGTCCCGCCCGGCCGGATGCCCGAGGTAGCCGGTCCAGCCGAAGCGGTTCGACCGCGGGTTCCAGACGAGGTGGGGCCGGCGGCTGACGGGTCGCCGGACGGTGCGGTCGTCGAGCATCGGGTAGACCAGCAGCTGGAACGCGATCGGTGTGCGCCCCTCGTCCAGGGCGCGTTGCGCCAGGGCGGCGGCGAGCCCACCGCCGGCACTGGCCCCGCCCACCGCGACCCGGGCGGGGTCGACGCCCAGCTGCTCGGCATGGTCGTGCAACCAGTCCAGGGCGGCCACGGCGTCGTCGAGCGCCGCCGGGAACGGGTCCTCCGGTGCGAGCCGGTACTCGGCCGCGACGACCACGACGCCCAGCCTCGAGGCGAGCCAGCTGCACGTGTGCTGGTCGTTCTCCGGCCGCCCGGCGACGTAGCCCCCGCCGTGGAACCACAGCAGCGCGCCCGCGGCGGGCGCGCCACCGGCCGGCCGATGCACGAGGACCCGGCCGTGGTCGAGGTGGATCTCGGTCACCTCGACGCCGGGCTCGACGGTCGAGCCGGGCGTCATGGCCCGGCGCAGCACCGCCAGGTGCAGGCTGCTCCGGACCGACAGCGGGAGCGCGAGCGACGGGACCCTGAGGTCGGGCGCGACGTGGGGCAGCACCCGGCGATGGGGGCCGATGCGCAGGAGCAGTCGCGTGGCGAGGGCGGCCGTGCGTCCGAGGAACCTTCGGGCGGTGCGCACGGGTCCATCGTGGCGCACGTGGCCCGACTCCGTGGCGCTTCCCGCACCGCCGTCTCCGTCCGGGTGAGGGGCGGTCGATCTAACACTCTGGTCACAATCGTCGCCAGCGTGTAATACTGCGACGAGGGCGGAACCGGTCCGCCGGCAGGAGGCATCGTGCGCGCGACCCACACCGTGACGAACCAGGTCCCACCCCTCGTCGACTTCGACGCGGCCGACCACGCGCCGATCCTCGAGGCGCTGCACCGTGAGGGCGCGGCCCACGCGGTCGAGGGCCTCCACGAGGTGGGCCGTCTCGCCGGCAGCGCCGAGGCGCTCGGCTGGGGCGACCTCGCCGAGGCCCATCCGCCGGTGCTCCACACGCACGACCGCTACGGCCACCGCATCGACGAGGTCGTGTACGACCCCAGCTACCACCAGCTCATGGACACGGCGGTGTCCCTCGGTCTGGCCGGCTCGGTCTGGCGCGACCCGCAGCCCATGCCCCACCTGGTGCGGGCGGCGCGGTCCTCGGTCTGGGGCATCACGGACGCCGGGCACGGCTGCCCGATCTCCATGACCTACGCCGTGATCCCCGCGCTCCGGGCGAACGCCGAGATCGCGGCACAGTACGAGCCCCTGCTCTGCTCGCTCGAGTACGACCCCTCGCTGGAGGCCCCGCTCGGCAAGCGCGGGCTCATCGCCGGCATGTCGATGACCGAGAAGCAGGGCGGATCGGACGTGCGGGCCAACCGCACCGAGGCCGTGCCGCAGGCCGACGGCTCCTACCGGCTGACGGGCCACAAGTGGTTCACGTCGGCGCCGATGTCGGACGTGCTGCTGGTGCTCGCGCAGGCACCCGGTGGCCTCTCGTGCTTCTTCCTGCCGCGCATCCTGCCCGACGGCACCCGCAACTCCATGGCGATCCAGCGGCTCAAGGACAAGCTCGGCAACCACTCCAACGCCAGCGGTGAGGTCGAGTACGACGAGGCCACCGCCTGGCTCGTGGGCGACGAGGGGCGCGGCGTGCCGACCATCATCGAGATGGTCAACATGACCCGCCTCGACTGCACCCTCGGCTCGGCCACCGGCATGCGGGTGGGCGTGCAGCAGGCCGTGCACCACGCGACGCACCGCTCGGCGTTCGGCGCCGCGCTCGTCGACCAGCCGCTCATGCGCAACGTCCTGGCCGATCTCGCGGTCGAGTCCGAGGCGTCCACCACGGTCGCCCTCTGGCTCGCGGCCCTGACCGACCGCGCGGCCGCCGGGGTCGAGGGCGCCGACGCACTGCGCCGGATCAGCCTCGCGGTCAGCAAGTACTACGTCTGCAAGCGCGGCCCGCTGCACGCCGCCGAGGCCCTGGAGTGCCTGGGAGGCAATGGCTACGTCGAGGAGTCGCGCATGCCGCGGCTCTACCGCGAGGCTCCGCTGATGTCGGTGTGGGAGGGCTCGGGCAACGTGGCCGCGCTCGACACGTTGCGAGCCATGACCCGTCAGCCCGAGACGCTGCAGGCGTTCTTCGACGAGCTCGACGCCGCGGCCGGTGCCGACGCGCTCCTCGACGCCGCGGTCGTGCGACTCAAGGACACCTTCACCGACGTGGAGACGATCCAGCACCGCGCCCGCACCGTCGTGGGCGACATGGCGCTGGCGCTGCAGGGCGCGCTGCTCGTCCGCCACGGCCACCCGGCCGTGGCCGACGCCTTCACGCGCAGTCGCCTCGGTGGCCAGTGGGGCACCGTCTTCGGCACGCTGCCGACCGGGGTCGACACCGCCGCCATCATCGAGCGCGCCGCACCCAAGGTCGGCTCGTGAGCGCCGGCGAGACGCCGGCCGCCTGGCGCGACGGCCACGGGGGTGGTGACCCGCTCTACGCGGGCCGTCCGACCCCGGTCGACCGGGCCGACTACCCGACGCTGACCTACGAGGTCACGGGTCGCGTCGCTCGGCTGACCTTCAACCGCCCGGCCCAGGGCAATGCGATCACGAACGACACGCCCCACGACCTCGCCCACGCGGTGGAGCGGGCCGACCTGGATCCGCGGGTCCACGTGATCCTCGTCAGCGGGCGCGGCAAGGGGTTCTGCGGGGGCTACGACCTGTCGATCTTCGCCGAGAGCGCCGCGACCCCGCCCGGTGCGGAGGGTGCGGAGGGGACGGTGCTGGACCCCGAGGTCCAGGCCCGCAACCACGATCCCGAGGGCACGTGGGACCCCATGGTCGACTACGCCATGATGAGCCGCTTCAACCGCGGGTTCTCGGCGCTGCTGCACGCCGACAAGCCCACCGTCGTGAAGATCCACGGGTTCGCGGTGGCGGGGGGCAGCGACATCGCGCTGTTCGCCGACCAGATCATCTGCGCCGACGACGCCCGCATCGGCTACCCGCCCACCCGGGTCTGGGGCGTGCCCGCCGCTGGCATGTGGGCGCACCGCATCGGCGACGCCCGCGCCAAGCGGCTGCTG from Aeromicrobium sp. Sec7.5 harbors:
- a CDS encoding putative quinol monooxygenase; translation: MSEQVEVVATFVAKPGQGEQLEEILAGALTSVRAEEGCLRYDFYRVRRDDTAFVMVEEWASKDALRAHGSSDAFQALSLRLAEVVAEAPVIRLLDPVAPA
- a CDS encoding alpha/beta hydrolase fold domain-containing protein, with product MRTARRFLGRTAALATRLLLRIGPHRRVLPHVAPDLRVPSLALPLSVRSSLHLAVLRRAMTPGSTVEPGVEVTEIHLDHGRVLVHRPAGGAPAAGALLWFHGGGYVAGRPENDQHTCSWLASRLGVVVVAAEYRLAPEDPFPAALDDAVAALDWLHDHAEQLGVDPARVAVGGASAGGGLAAALAQRALDEGRTPIAFQLLVYPMLDDRTVRRPVSRRPHLVWNPRSNRFGWTGYLGHPAGRDAAPEYAAAARRADLSGLPPAWIGVGDIDLFHDEDVEYARRLTAAGVRCTLHVEPGMFHGADSGFGDGAETTRRFRRALLAAARAAFTEPV
- a CDS encoding acyl-CoA dehydrogenase family protein; amino-acid sequence: MRATHTVTNQVPPLVDFDAADHAPILEALHREGAAHAVEGLHEVGRLAGSAEALGWGDLAEAHPPVLHTHDRYGHRIDEVVYDPSYHQLMDTAVSLGLAGSVWRDPQPMPHLVRAARSSVWGITDAGHGCPISMTYAVIPALRANAEIAAQYEPLLCSLEYDPSLEAPLGKRGLIAGMSMTEKQGGSDVRANRTEAVPQADGSYRLTGHKWFTSAPMSDVLLVLAQAPGGLSCFFLPRILPDGTRNSMAIQRLKDKLGNHSNASGEVEYDEATAWLVGDEGRGVPTIIEMVNMTRLDCTLGSATGMRVGVQQAVHHATHRSAFGAALVDQPLMRNVLADLAVESEASTTVALWLAALTDRAAAGVEGADALRRISLAVSKYYVCKRGPLHAAEALECLGGNGYVEESRMPRLYREAPLMSVWEGSGNVAALDTLRAMTRQPETLQAFFDELDAAAGADALLDAAVVRLKDTFTDVETIQHRARTVVGDMALALQGALLVRHGHPAVADAFTRSRLGGQWGTVFGTLPTGVDTAAIIERAAPKVGS
- a CDS encoding crotonase/enoyl-CoA hydratase family protein; this translates as MSAGETPAAWRDGHGGGDPLYAGRPTPVDRADYPTLTYEVTGRVARLTFNRPAQGNAITNDTPHDLAHAVERADLDPRVHVILVSGRGKGFCGGYDLSIFAESAATPPGAEGAEGTVLDPEVQARNHDPEGTWDPMVDYAMMSRFNRGFSALLHADKPTVVKIHGFAVAGGSDIALFADQIICADDARIGYPPTRVWGVPAAGMWAHRIGDARAKRLLLTGDSLTGRQAAEWGLAVESVPPDELDAATEDLVGRIAQMPVNQLVMVKLALNSALLAQGVANSGMVSTVFDGVSRHTREGYAFQQRAATVGFREAVRERDEPFGDAKPRPSSTPSSTPSSAPSSAPQGTPEP